In Ciona intestinalis chromosome 11, KH, whole genome shotgun sequence, the DNA window TAGAACAATGTACAAGAAACGAACGTTTAATATTTGAGAAATTGGATTATGCAAAACTATCAgaacaataatattttccGTAAAGTTACCTTGGAAAATGTTGGGACACTAAATTCCAGTTTATGAAGTTACAACAGTAAacttgatgatgtcataatcccTGCCATGGCTGGATTATTTACTTTGTTGAAAAACAAATGACTAACACGACAAGGCATGATGTCATACAAGTTTCTTtcttgcaataaaatattgatttgttgtttttcgAAAACTTCTAAACTGAAGTGCAAACATTTTGTCCCAAACCTATGAACCTACAAAATACACAAGAAAACAAACACCAGTACCACACtacgttttaatatttctacgATGGATTTAATATACAACATGAACACTTTACAGCGCAAATAGAAAGCAGATATGTAATTTGCATCCAGGTTATtactaaaacattaaaagccATGCAATAGATTGGGAATGTGATAAAGTACTGcataagaaacaaaaatggaaCTATTTGTAATGGAGTGTCAATTTgggttttcaaactttttgaaTAACGGAACGTTTAAAGAACTGCAAGTCACTGTACAATTCATGTTCTGAGTTTGTAAATTGTGAATTTTCTTAGATTGTTGGATCATCCCTATATTGAAGCCATGAACCAGAGTTTGGAAAAGCCTGATCATATACAGTTATGTTCATTGTGATAAAAATCAATTCGGAGTGTTTCATTTTGAATACATTTTGGAAAAAGTTCATAAAAGCAACTTCAAAGAtttaatttaatgataatatttCATTAGGTGAAGGAATGttgttttgaaatgtttacaattattttaagaAGATTTAAATGAAAGAAAGTGCATGTCTTCATAGAGCTTCGCATGATCATTATCAGCGGAGTTTAGTATTTGTAACTTTCTGTACCACCTCTTCCAAAACCTATAAAACATGATGATAGTTTAAGTTGCAACATACAAAGTTAAATTAGAACATGGTAATTGTAAAAAGTGTATTTTCCCAAAATACTGTTAGAAGTTATACACAACAATAGCAAAGATATAAGCAGCTTAGGCTAAAATCTTATTGGTTTCACACAACTACATATTAGTACCTAAATAATTCAAAGGGGGCCAATAAACTATGGCTTTtataatcaaattttaatgtttttttgtagcCACCATCCATGGCTGGCCAACTATAATTGAACCCAGGTAACAAAACAATCTATTTCTCTTTTGTTTTGTCTAGGAAATATGTACAATTATAGCTGAACTGTTACGTAAACAGACCACCGCCCACAATAAAATACAGCATTCAAGAGATGTACATATAATGATATACAGTAATACAGGCTGTATtataattgaaacattatattctactgtttttataatgtgccgtttataaatgtattatttgtccggcgttcattcattcattcattcatattattGATATACAgctgcaaaaaaatgaatttgaatactttaaatttaaagactATCACCattattttaaaggtttgcAATCAATTAGTACGAAAAGTAAGTGGGGaagataaaatttatttaaatttgacgTATGAGTTCTTACCACCAGGTCCAAAAGTTGCAGAATAGCAAGGATTGTGACAATATGGTTTTCCTTGATGCTGAAAAAGAAGCAACAGTAGTAAATCGTTGGAAATTATTACTACCATGGacttgttaaatatttttactttaaaataaaagtaatctatataatattattaaccAATGAAAAAATAAGCTATTTCTATATGGTAAACATGAGCATTTAATAATTATGccactttgttaaaaaataaaacttgcaaGAATTTTAGTTTAAGGTGCTAGTAAATAATACTCTCCATACGTTGTCTACTAACCGCTAATCGTAACGGGTCcttttatttaagaaaatatccGCTACTGCACGCAACCCACACATTTTTAAATGGGACCCAAACGTAACAGCCAACCCCTAACTTATAAATACCCACAAGCCCTTACAaaccactaacactttccaccagcctaatctgtaataTACCCTAGCATTGTTCACTAGTGTCCAGTTAAAATAGTTCGACAAATTACATGTTTACCTCCGCATGTGATCCAGATGACAAAGTCTTTTTACACTTCTCGCATCTCAAACATGGACGGTGCCAATCTTTACCAAGAGAAGTCACTTTTTCagctgaaaaattaaaattacaaatattggTTGATTGTGGGttcctatatagtagggtggggtaagacgggacgcTTTTAGCATACCAAACCAAAAAaacttgatcatgttttaaacaactaaaaatgaTCTTAGGGAGTtttaaggatacggtttataactctttgaattttatttgtttactacccaatgggtcaaaaaatagaatgaaaaggcgtcccatctccccccactctaccatataTTTGggtaaacaatgtttaataacAATAGAAAAgtaatttcaattaaatggtCTGTAATAAACTTACCAAAGTAGACAGGCTTGTTGCAATTTGGGCAGTTTGGCATTCTGTATGCAGTAGTTAAACAAATGCTAATACACGCTAATaaaagtttctttttaaaagttgctaAAAGATCACAATTAATTAGTAGTTATTTTAGATTGAAAATAGTAGCACTGTTGAAtgtgtgaatgtaacttacttcatcctcgcgtggcaagaaaacgacagtcgttataacatgggtgtaatacacctcgtgcctggtTTCAAGTtattatgtatgttactttgtgggtgaataacttttttgctttttttatttttaatgtatggctgataatttggacaacccattagtgaccactggattggagcaattaccgttaagtgtcttgcttaaggacacatacgcccacaatggtagcagcgacgagtcttgaacccattaaactttgccacggcgccgagCCTTGAACTTTGCCACGACGCCGGACTGTTAACCCCTTCCTATAATTTCCCTCACCTTAACAGTTAATTCTACCGCCACAACCATCCTCCTCTGAACTGTTATGCAAGCAACGCTACTACGAACACGGCGCTGATTTGGGAACTCTTTTATCACGATTTCGGAATGTGAGTACGCCCCATGACGTCAACACGCTAGACGGTTGTTTGTACACAGCGCTATTGTGAACCGAGAATGGTTGGCGTCTATTGGCTTAACGGCTGAACTATAGGACCCACCTTCTCTAATATAGTGTCTCACGTTCTGCTAAACGTGTGTGAACAACAAGTTATTGAGAAAAGCATCGACATTTACTTAATATGGCTGGCAAAGAAGTAATACGACTGAAAGAAAAACGAATTTTGCACACGGTACAATTTGCACACGGCTAACCATTGCGTCACCACGATCTAATTCTAAACCGTTGGTTCTAGAAGGTAAACGCCTCTGTAATAACGACCAAATATGTATAGAACCTACCCGAAATATCATAACCGTCACCACAACTGTTGCCAGACATTTTATgcacattaaaataaaagatgtATGTAATTTGCATCACCAAATATAGAATGATAATACCAAGTATACTAAAAGCAATGGAATTGATAAATGATATTGTACTGCATAAAATGAAGTAATTTGTTAATGATTTTAACACAGTGTTTTAAAACGTCCATGAGCTATTTTAGCAATAAAAAGGAGattatgtaataataaaataaagcatAAAATAGGGGGATAAATGAATAAAGCcatttaaacaagtaaaaataaaatgggtGTCTTCTGGTAGCTTAAGTGTGTTCATATTTGTGAGCGAGGTTTAGTATTTGTGACTCTCTGTACCACCTCTTCCAAAtcctattaaaatattttatgatggTTACTAAACTTACTGCATAGGGGGGAATCAGAAGAACATAATAAAGGGCAATATGCCAGACTTGTTTATCTTAAACTGTTCCGTGTCTTACTAATAATGGctttaattgtaaaatatttaggttaaattagaaattagatgtaaaactttaaataaattgtcagGAGAATTGCAAAGATTGTGAAATGGTTGGTTAAAGATAGttggtttcaaaataataGCACCCTAAATAACTCAAACACTAACTAATAAACTATGGGTTTtataatcaaattttaatgCTGTTTTTGGACAACTCCAACTTGGTTGGCTACTTTTGAATGCGGATACAAAACAATGTATTTCCCTTTTTTTCTTATCCAGGAAGTTTATGTTTCACGATGTAAAGCTGATTTCATTTACATGATACCACAATAAACTTATTCATATCAAAATGATCTGACATATATGTCTCATACTTATACATATTACACATAATGTTATTCAATATTACAATAACAAGAAACAATGATTTTGAATTTCAACCAAATCATTGAACCATGACATGTAATCATGGTAACTGGTTATGCTTATAACCATAACCAAAAgtgttttatgaatttaaaattaaaaattgacacAAAATTTTGGGAGGaacaaaatcatttaaaaatgacacAAGAGTTCTTACCACCAGGTCCGAACAGTGCAGTATAGCATGGGTTGTTACAGTACGGCTTCCCATCATGCTAAAAAACATTAGTAATGAAATGACActttatg includes these proteins:
- the LOC100185631 gene encoding cysteine-rich protein 2 — its product is MAKCPKCNKNVYFAEKVTSLGKDWHRPCLKCEKCGKTLNPGSHAEHDGKPYCNNPCYTALFGPGGFGRGGTEKLLINCDLLATFKKKLLLACISICLTTAYRMPNCPNCNKPVYFAEKVTSLGKDWHRPCLRCEKCKKTLSSGSHAEHQGKPYCHNPCYSATFGPGGFGRGGTESYKY